In one Chitinophaga sancti genomic region, the following are encoded:
- a CDS encoding RNA polymerase sigma factor, producing the protein MPSEEEVLIKMKQGDELAFSTIYRHYHASLYIYLLRFCKIPSLAEDLVHDVFLKIWEIRDRINPQLSFSGYLYRIARNHVIKTIDKLSTDQAMREQLFSQLNEPVSATPEQMVRAKEYDRLFQEALAKMPPQRLRVFQLCRQEGKSYDETAALLGISRNAVKKHMVLGMRFIYEYVHQYGDIMVAIYIAEKIIP; encoded by the coding sequence ATGCCATCAGAAGAAGAAGTGCTGATCAAAATGAAGCAGGGAGATGAATTGGCGTTCTCGACAATCTACCGTCATTATCACGCTTCTCTTTACATATACCTCTTGCGGTTTTGCAAAATTCCTTCGCTGGCAGAAGATCTCGTCCACGACGTATTTCTGAAAATATGGGAAATCAGAGACCGTATTAATCCTCAATTATCCTTTTCAGGATACCTGTATCGCATTGCCCGTAACCATGTAATCAAAACAATTGATAAACTGTCTACCGATCAGGCCATGCGCGAACAACTCTTTTCCCAACTCAATGAACCCGTCTCCGCTACCCCCGAACAAATGGTGCGCGCCAAAGAATATGACAGGCTTTTTCAGGAAGCATTGGCCAAAATGCCTCCACAACGTTTACGGGTATTCCAACTTTGCAGACAGGAAGGGAAAAGTTATGATGAAACCGCAGCACTACTCGGCATCTCCAGGAATGCTGTGAAAAAACACATGGTGCTCGGCATGCGCTTCATATATGAGTACGTGCACCAATATGGGGATATTATGGTGGCTATATATATAGCCGAAAAGATCATACCCTAA
- a CDS encoding YeeE/YedE family protein, translating to MQHHNTDFEVRSLDTICINESQQQHPWWYNLKYMMVGMVFGIVFVKAEVISWFRIQEMFRLQSFHMYGVIGSAVIVGMLSVWLIKRFNIKTIHGEKVEFHPKKFNKGQIFGGLIFGFGWALTGACPGPLFAQIGTGAFVVIVILISAIAGTWTYGYLREKLPH from the coding sequence ATGCAGCATCATAATACTGATTTTGAAGTCCGTTCTCTGGATACCATTTGTATAAATGAATCTCAACAACAGCATCCCTGGTGGTATAATCTTAAATATATGATGGTAGGGATGGTGTTTGGGATCGTCTTTGTAAAAGCAGAAGTGATTAGTTGGTTCCGCATACAGGAAATGTTCAGACTGCAAAGTTTTCATATGTATGGTGTGATCGGTTCTGCCGTCATCGTAGGTATGCTCTCTGTGTGGCTGATCAAAAGGTTTAATATTAAAACCATCCATGGGGAAAAGGTAGAATTCCATCCTAAAAAGTTTAATAAAGGACAGATCTTTGGAGGTTTAATATTCGGCTTTGGCTGGGCGCTCACTGGTGCATGTCCTGGGCCTCTGTTCGCACAGATAGGAACAGGTGCATTTGTTGTGATCGTAATCTTGATAAGTGCTATTGCAGGTACCTGGACTTATGGATACCTCCGTGAAAAGTTACCTCACTGA
- a CDS encoding YeeE/YedE family protein — MLEILQKPWPWYVAGPLIGLIVPALLLLGNKHFGISANLRHACAACFPAGIKFFKYDWKKEIWNFFFVGGIFIGAIIAVNVLADPHPIAVNSSLLKELSKYGITDHSSLLPSELFSWHSLFTLRGLIMMVGGGFLVGFGTRYAGGCTSGHSIMGLSDLQWPSLVATVMFMAGGIIMANLFLPYILNL; from the coding sequence ATGTTGGAAATATTACAAAAACCCTGGCCATGGTATGTGGCAGGGCCATTGATCGGATTAATTGTACCAGCCCTGCTGTTATTGGGCAACAAGCATTTTGGTATTTCAGCCAATCTACGTCATGCTTGTGCGGCCTGCTTTCCCGCAGGGATAAAGTTTTTTAAATATGACTGGAAAAAAGAGATCTGGAACTTCTTCTTCGTAGGAGGTATCTTTATAGGTGCCATCATTGCAGTAAATGTTTTGGCTGATCCTCATCCCATCGCTGTCAATTCATCCCTATTAAAAGAGCTCTCTAAATATGGTATTACTGATCATTCCTCACTATTGCCATCTGAATTGTTTTCCTGGCATAGTCTCTTTACTTTACGGGGACTGATCATGATGGTAGGCGGTGGTTTCCTGGTAGGGTTTGGTACCAGGTATGCCGGAGGCTGTACTTCTGGTCATTCCATTATGGGATTGAGCGATCTTCAATGGCCATCCCTGGTCGCTACAGTTATGTTCATGGCAGGTGGTATTATCATGGCCAACCTGTTCCTTCCTTACATTCTTAATTTATAA
- a CDS encoding OprD family outer membrane porin, protein MNKVWYLLLPVFLLQLVSSAQSKEDTSSLFRAFRKGTLHGHLRNIMMVTNNASGLTNYRADAIGGHILYETDSFHGFRFSAGMHFSYRLFSSGLTTPDPATNVLSRYESTLFDISNMDARNKVMLLSVLNVSYQYKSGKITFGRQLLNTPFVNTQDNRMQPTSVEGIYTTINKNKWKIETGWLYRIAPRGTLHWYGIGASLGKYPQGTNNDGAKGNYLNNVQSHGIGLLGIHFLPKEYVHFQLWEQYSENLFNTLLLQADYKIPAANHTWITGIQLIQQQVVHQGGNAETSKTYFNPSDHVHIIGVRAGWENDRGQVLVNYTRITGSGRFTMPREWGTEPLFTFLSRERNEGAGNVNAATITAMWSFFNKHLVLDAGYGRYLMPDVKQYVLNKYGVPSYDHYKLGINYWGSGWMSNMKIAALMIYKGEKGADYNNLRYVINKVDLTHFACVINYIF, encoded by the coding sequence GTGAATAAAGTATGGTATTTATTGCTGCCCGTATTCCTGCTTCAATTGGTAAGTTCCGCCCAGTCAAAAGAGGATACAAGTTCCCTGTTCAGGGCTTTTAGGAAAGGAACATTACATGGTCACCTGAGAAATATAATGATGGTCACCAATAATGCTTCCGGACTTACTAATTACAGGGCCGATGCAATAGGTGGCCATATACTTTATGAAACAGACTCCTTTCATGGTTTTAGATTTTCTGCAGGCATGCATTTCAGCTATAGGCTTTTCTCTTCCGGATTGACAACACCAGATCCTGCTACCAATGTACTTAGCCGCTATGAAAGTACATTGTTCGATATCTCGAATATGGATGCCCGCAATAAGGTCATGTTATTATCTGTCCTGAACGTATCTTATCAATACAAATCCGGGAAAATAACCTTTGGCCGACAATTGCTAAATACTCCTTTTGTTAACACACAGGACAATAGGATGCAGCCTACATCGGTAGAAGGTATATATACAACTATCAATAAGAATAAGTGGAAGATAGAGACCGGATGGCTGTATCGTATAGCCCCAAGAGGTACCCTGCACTGGTATGGTATTGGCGCTTCTTTAGGGAAATATCCCCAGGGTACCAATAACGATGGTGCCAAAGGAAATTACCTGAACAATGTACAGTCGCATGGCATAGGCTTACTGGGTATACACTTTCTTCCAAAAGAATACGTCCATTTCCAGCTATGGGAACAATACAGTGAAAACCTGTTTAATACCTTGCTGCTACAGGCTGACTATAAGATTCCTGCTGCAAATCATACATGGATCACCGGTATCCAGCTCATCCAGCAACAAGTCGTGCATCAGGGAGGAAATGCCGAAACGTCCAAAACCTATTTCAATCCTTCCGATCATGTGCATATTATCGGTGTAAGGGCCGGTTGGGAGAATGATAGAGGACAGGTGTTAGTGAATTATACCCGGATCACAGGAAGCGGAAGATTTACTATGCCACGGGAATGGGGTACAGAGCCCCTTTTTACATTCCTCAGCAGGGAAAGGAATGAAGGCGCGGGTAATGTAAACGCAGCCACCATCACCGCTATGTGGAGCTTTTTTAATAAGCATTTGGTGCTGGATGCCGGTTATGGTCGTTACTTGATGCCGGATGTAAAACAATATGTGCTTAACAAATATGGTGTTCCTTCCTATGATCACTATAAATTAGGTATTAACTATTGGGGCAGTGGCTGGATGTCAAATATGAAAATAGCCGCTCTTATGATCTATAAAGGGGAAAAGGGAGCAGATTATAATAACCTTCGATACGTCATCAACAAGGTAGATCTAACTCACTTTGCATGCGTGATCAATTATATTTTTTGA
- a CDS encoding MBL fold metallo-hydrolase, with product MYFQHIYDNSLAQGSYFIGCQKAGVAVVIDPKRDVDTYIEIARQQKMNITHIFETHIHADFLSGSRELAALTGAKMYLSDEGGPDWQYEFDHEGLRDGTIIPLGNLEFKVLHTPGHTPESISFLLTDKPASDVPVMLFTGDFVFVGDIGRPDLLEKAAGLKGTQEIGAHQLFLSLKKFSALPPYVQVWPGHGAGSACGKALGSVPSTTTGYEMVRNWAFRFEQDEEGFVKYLLEDQPEPPRYFAMMKKLNKIDRPLLTEVPALKALGKEDLKEAMTKGYKIIDTRDKNTFAKGYIPGSINIQGNNSFNTWAGWFLDYDTPFVLLAEPSQVNDLTRKLMRIGLDNVFGYIPSLDSWEGPLDKATTISLDEFNSLHENNGIQLVDLRGATEYKSGHIKGAENVFVGSLPQHINKISKDKKVVIYCQGGDRATIAYSWLAGQGFKNIQNYTEGINKWLQENKPVVKG from the coding sequence ATGTATTTTCAGCACATTTACGATAATAGCCTGGCACAGGGCAGTTACTTTATAGGATGCCAAAAAGCTGGCGTCGCCGTTGTGATAGATCCTAAAAGAGATGTAGATACCTACATAGAAATCGCCCGGCAGCAGAAAATGAATATCACTCATATATTTGAGACACATATTCATGCTGACTTCCTATCCGGATCAAGAGAACTGGCAGCACTCACCGGTGCTAAAATGTACCTGTCTGATGAAGGTGGACCCGACTGGCAATATGAATTTGACCATGAAGGCCTCCGTGATGGAACGATCATCCCGCTGGGCAACCTCGAATTTAAGGTATTGCACACTCCCGGACATACACCGGAAAGTATCAGTTTCCTGCTGACAGATAAGCCAGCCAGTGATGTTCCTGTAATGCTCTTTACCGGTGACTTTGTATTCGTAGGTGATATTGGTCGTCCTGACCTCCTTGAAAAAGCTGCCGGACTTAAAGGTACCCAGGAAATAGGGGCTCACCAGTTATTTCTATCACTGAAAAAGTTTAGTGCTCTCCCTCCTTATGTTCAGGTATGGCCTGGTCACGGTGCGGGCTCAGCCTGCGGCAAAGCACTGGGATCTGTACCTTCCACAACCACTGGCTATGAAATGGTCAGGAACTGGGCCTTCCGCTTTGAACAAGATGAAGAAGGATTTGTAAAGTACCTGCTGGAAGATCAGCCTGAACCTCCCAGATATTTTGCGATGATGAAAAAGCTAAATAAGATAGACCGGCCACTGCTCACGGAAGTGCCTGCCCTGAAAGCGCTTGGCAAAGAAGACCTGAAAGAAGCAATGACCAAAGGCTATAAGATCATCGATACCCGCGATAAAAATACCTTTGCCAAAGGATATATCCCCGGAAGCATAAATATCCAGGGAAATAATTCCTTCAATACCTGGGCAGGTTGGTTCCTGGATTATGATACACCTTTTGTCTTACTTGCCGAACCCTCTCAGGTAAACGATCTTACCCGTAAGCTCATGCGGATCGGATTGGATAATGTCTTTGGATATATACCTTCCTTAGATAGCTGGGAAGGACCCCTTGATAAGGCGACCACCATTTCCCTGGATGAGTTTAATTCACTGCACGAAAATAATGGGATCCAGCTCGTAGATCTCAGGGGAGCCACCGAGTACAAATCAGGGCATATAAAAGGTGCAGAAAATGTGTTTGTAGGCTCACTGCCTCAGCATATAAACAAGATCAGCAAAGATAAAAAGGTGGTAATCTATTGTCAGGGAGGTGATCGCGCCACCATTGCCTATTCATGGCTTGCCGGACAAGGCTTTAAAAATATTCAGAATTATACTGAAGGTATAAATAAATGGCTACAGGAAAATAAGCCTGTAGTGAAGGGATGA